One Erythrobacter aureus DNA segment encodes these proteins:
- a CDS encoding efflux RND transporter permease subunit — MLRNLIKKALDLRLGVIGLALVLAGVGAWSFARLPIDAFPDISTTQVKIILKAPGMTPEEVESRVVTPIEMEMLGIPEQTVLRSVAKYAIADITIDFEDSTDIYWARQQVSERLNAVVEDMPATVEGGLAPISTPLSEMFMFTLEGPQSLAEKRRVLDWTIRPALRTVPGVADVNALGGFVETFEVAPDSSSLAASGLSTADLAKAIEMSNRNDGAGRLTIGEESLIVRSTGAIRTLEDLAAVVVKADTGAVVRVGDVANVRMGSLTRYGAVSKNGEAEAVQGLVIGLRGADASQIVDGVKQRLEEIQPSLPEGMSVAVFYDRSDLIERAVGTVETALFEATVLVIILLLLFLGDVRASVIVALALPMAVLLTFIFMRSIGLSANLMSLGGLAIAVGILVDGAVVVVENVVERLSDPKHSTNSKIHNVFVAAVEVAKPVASGLAIIALVFLPLLTLEGLEGKLFSPVALTIVLALGSALVLSLTLVPVLAFYLLKVKQGHSEPWLMRKIAPRYSAALTASFDNKKRVFGVAGIGLALAAGAYTVTGKTFLPVMDEGSIIVQLTKLPSISLDHSVEGDMKVQRAILDQVPEVEAVIARVGSDELGLDPMSPNETDSFLELKPREEWRVKDKDWLLDELRKVMEQFPGIEPTFTQPIDMRTSEMLTGARGDLAIKLFGPDLDELSRLAGEIQKRLEGLEGTSEAMTVANDQVDYLLIDIDRVAAGRVGMPVSDLQDMMRAQVEGVRTGIVADGVRRVPIVLKGDGSRGLTPQGFADLVYRAPSGQLVRASDVAHVGQAYGPVKLEHENGSRFAMVQAFVSGRDLVGYVEDAKADIAANVSLPQGYRIEWGGQFENQQRASARLMVVLPISIVLIFAILFFTLKSMRASLLILTNIPFAAVGGMIALAVSGEYLSVPASVGFIALLGIAVLNGLVMVAYFRQLREQGMPLSEAVRRGAERRLRPVLMTASIAAFGLVPLLFATGPGSEIQKPLAIVVIGGLVTATLLTLILLPILYERFGETAAEREASDALRLEED; from the coding sequence ATGCTTCGCAATCTGATAAAAAAGGCGCTCGATCTGCGCCTGGGCGTCATCGGCCTGGCGCTGGTCCTCGCCGGGGTTGGAGCATGGTCCTTCGCCAGGCTACCGATCGACGCCTTCCCCGACATCAGCACCACGCAAGTCAAGATCATCCTCAAGGCTCCAGGGATGACGCCGGAAGAAGTCGAGAGCCGCGTGGTAACGCCGATCGAGATGGAGATGCTCGGAATTCCCGAGCAGACCGTACTCCGCTCGGTCGCCAAATACGCTATCGCCGACATCACGATCGATTTCGAAGATAGCACCGATATCTATTGGGCGCGGCAACAGGTCTCCGAGCGGCTCAATGCGGTGGTGGAAGATATGCCGGCGACGGTTGAAGGCGGGCTAGCTCCGATTTCGACGCCGCTCTCCGAGATGTTCATGTTCACGCTCGAAGGGCCGCAATCGTTGGCCGAGAAACGTCGGGTGCTCGACTGGACGATCCGTCCGGCTTTGCGCACCGTGCCCGGCGTCGCAGACGTCAATGCGCTCGGAGGCTTCGTCGAAACTTTCGAAGTCGCACCGGACAGCTCGTCCCTGGCGGCATCCGGCCTTTCCACCGCCGACCTCGCCAAAGCCATCGAGATGAGCAATCGCAACGATGGCGCAGGAAGGCTGACCATTGGCGAGGAATCGCTGATCGTCCGTTCGACCGGGGCCATCCGCACTTTGGAGGACCTTGCGGCCGTGGTCGTCAAAGCCGACACGGGCGCGGTCGTACGCGTGGGCGATGTCGCCAATGTCCGTATGGGAAGCCTCACCCGTTATGGCGCGGTTTCCAAGAACGGCGAAGCCGAAGCCGTGCAAGGCCTCGTCATCGGCTTGCGCGGTGCCGACGCCAGCCAGATCGTCGACGGAGTGAAGCAAAGGCTCGAGGAGATTCAGCCCAGCCTGCCCGAGGGAATGAGCGTCGCGGTCTTCTACGATCGTTCGGACTTGATCGAACGCGCGGTCGGGACCGTCGAGACCGCGCTTTTCGAAGCGACCGTGCTGGTCATCATCCTGCTTCTGCTGTTTCTCGGCGATGTCCGAGCCTCGGTGATCGTCGCACTGGCATTGCCGATGGCCGTCCTGCTGACCTTCATCTTCATGCGGTCGATTGGCCTCAGCGCCAATCTCATGAGCCTGGGCGGGCTTGCGATCGCCGTCGGCATCCTTGTCGATGGCGCGGTGGTCGTGGTCGAGAATGTTGTAGAGAGACTTTCCGATCCCAAACACTCGACGAACAGCAAAATCCACAACGTGTTCGTCGCCGCTGTCGAAGTCGCCAAGCCGGTCGCTTCGGGTCTTGCAATCATCGCGCTGGTATTCCTCCCGCTGCTGACTCTGGAAGGGCTGGAAGGCAAGCTTTTCTCACCAGTCGCCCTGACCATCGTGCTGGCGCTAGGTTCGGCGCTGGTTCTGTCGCTGACGCTTGTCCCGGTGCTCGCTTTCTATCTGCTCAAGGTCAAGCAAGGCCATTCCGAACCCTGGTTGATGCGCAAAATCGCGCCGCGTTATTCGGCAGCCCTGACGGCAAGCTTCGACAACAAGAAACGCGTGTTCGGGGTGGCTGGGATCGGGCTTGCGCTGGCGGCCGGGGCATACACCGTCACCGGCAAGACCTTCCTGCCCGTGATGGATGAAGGCTCGATCATCGTGCAGCTCACCAAACTCCCTTCGATCTCGCTCGACCACAGCGTCGAGGGCGACATGAAGGTGCAGCGCGCAATTCTGGATCAGGTGCCGGAAGTCGAAGCAGTGATCGCCCGCGTCGGTTCGGACGAGCTCGGGCTCGACCCGATGAGCCCCAATGAAACCGACAGCTTCCTCGAGCTCAAACCGCGCGAGGAATGGCGCGTGAAGGACAAGGACTGGCTGCTGGACGAATTGCGCAAGGTAATGGAGCAATTTCCCGGGATAGAACCGACCTTCACCCAGCCGATCGACATGCGGACATCGGAAATGCTTACCGGCGCACGCGGCGATCTGGCGATCAAGCTGTTCGGCCCTGATCTTGACGAACTCTCACGCCTCGCAGGGGAAATCCAGAAGCGGCTGGAGGGTCTTGAGGGAACAAGCGAGGCTATGACCGTCGCCAACGATCAGGTGGATTACCTCTTGATCGATATCGACCGCGTTGCCGCGGGCCGCGTTGGCATGCCGGTGTCCGACTTGCAGGATATGATGCGTGCCCAGGTCGAAGGCGTGCGTACCGGTATCGTCGCCGATGGTGTCCGCCGTGTACCGATTGTCTTGAAGGGCGACGGTTCTCGCGGTCTGACACCGCAGGGCTTCGCCGATCTCGTCTACCGCGCGCCCTCCGGCCAACTCGTGCGGGCAAGCGATGTGGCGCATGTCGGCCAGGCCTACGGGCCGGTCAAGCTCGAGCATGAGAACGGTTCGCGTTTCGCCATGGTACAGGCCTTCGTATCGGGGCGCGATCTCGTCGGCTATGTCGAGGACGCGAAGGCGGATATCGCTGCGAATGTCTCCCTGCCGCAGGGCTACCGGATCGAATGGGGTGGTCAGTTCGAGAACCAGCAGCGTGCTTCGGCACGGCTGATGGTGGTGCTGCCGATCTCAATCGTGCTGATCTTCGCCATCCTTTTCTTCACGCTGAAATCGATGCGCGCATCCTTGCTGATCCTTACCAACATTCCCTTCGCGGCCGTGGGGGGGATGATCGCCCTGGCGGTTTCGGGCGAGTATCTTTCCGTCCCGGCGTCCGTCGGCTTTATCGCCTTGCTCGGTATCGCCGTGCTCAACGGTCTCGTGATGGTGGCGTATTTCCGCCAGCTTCGCGAACAAGGCATGCCTCTTTCCGAAGCGGTGCGGCGCGGAGCCGAACGGCGGCTGCGCCCCGTCCTGATGACTGCCAGTATCGCCGCCTTTGGGCTTGTGCCGCTGCTGTTCGCAACCGGGCCGGGATCGGAAATTCAGAAGCCGCTCGCAATCGTCGTCATCGGTGGCCTCGTGACTGCGACGCTGCTGACGCTCATCCTCCTGCCGATCCTTT
- a CDS encoding efflux RND transporter periplasmic adaptor subunit codes for MIARSLVTLGFATSLLGLSACTDPAPPDAADTAGADPLSGLAIETALAQEVTHVPIGSVPGTVTFPPDARVAVTVPFPGAAVRVYVIEGQAVRRGQPLALVRAAEPVQIRGQLARAQSALGLAEARAHRLTQLADEGIIASARADEANAELAQARASLAEQRRLASLAGVGPDGTMTLSAPISGRVAHVGAVTGGPVNGMEAPFVIEAEGAYQVELQLPERLARKVRPAMPIEIALSTDGGGSVPVGGRILAVSPSIDPATRSVLARASMGSAPGIVAGRNVSVTIIGKASPSGIAVPANAVTKIGGGTHVFVRDEGSYEARKVTVVGTTDQQAIISEGLTAGEVVAASSVAELKAMSAE; via the coding sequence ATGATTGCTCGATCTCTCGTTACTCTCGGGTTCGCTACCAGCCTGCTCGGGCTGTCCGCATGCACGGACCCTGCTCCGCCGGACGCAGCAGATACGGCCGGGGCCGATCCGCTATCGGGTCTCGCGATCGAAACGGCTTTGGCTCAGGAGGTGACCCACGTGCCGATCGGTAGCGTGCCCGGGACCGTCACTTTCCCGCCCGACGCGCGCGTTGCCGTAACGGTGCCGTTCCCCGGCGCCGCGGTGCGGGTCTATGTGATCGAAGGCCAGGCGGTGCGCCGTGGCCAGCCCTTGGCACTCGTGCGTGCCGCGGAACCTGTCCAGATTCGCGGTCAACTGGCAAGGGCGCAATCCGCGCTTGGGCTCGCCGAGGCACGCGCACATCGACTGACGCAATTGGCGGATGAGGGGATCATAGCGTCGGCCCGTGCCGACGAGGCGAATGCGGAGCTGGCGCAGGCTCGCGCCAGCCTCGCCGAACAGCGCCGACTGGCATCCCTGGCGGGCGTCGGCCCGGATGGCACCATGACGCTAAGTGCGCCGATTTCGGGCCGTGTCGCGCATGTCGGCGCGGTCACAGGTGGCCCGGTGAACGGCATGGAGGCCCCTTTCGTGATCGAGGCCGAAGGTGCTTATCAGGTCGAATTGCAATTGCCCGAACGGCTGGCGAGAAAGGTCCGCCCAGCCATGCCGATCGAGATCGCGCTGTCCACCGATGGCGGCGGATCAGTGCCCGTCGGTGGCCGAATTCTCGCGGTTTCGCCCTCGATCGACCCGGCCACCCGGTCGGTACTGGCCCGCGCGAGCATGGGCAGCGCCCCGGGGATCGTCGCCGGTCGCAATGTCAGCGTGACGATCATAGGAAAGGCGTCACCGTCCGGCATTGCCGTACCCGCCAACGCTGTGACGAAGATCGGCGGAGGAACCCATGTCTTCGTGCGCGACGAAGGGAGCTACGAGGCGCGTAAGGTCACGGTGGTCGGAACGACCGACCAGCAGGCTATCATCTCCGAAGGCCTGACGGCGGGCGAAGTCGTCGCCGCGAGCAGCGTAGCGGAACTCAAAGCCATGAGCGCGGAGTAA
- a CDS encoding response regulator — MRLLLVEDDPELGRRLGERLRGADFAVEVARSRSEAEDWPDVDQMAAVILDLGLPDGDGIELLRHWRDLRIDTPVLILTARGSWQDKVEGLNAGADDFVVKPVRLEELLARLNALFRRQQGKRSTLIEIGDLALDPLTRLVEQAGKPLSLSKQEFKLLHLFMRRAGQVMSQSTILDDLYELGHEREPNTVEVLIGRLRRKIGRDRIVTLRGMGYRFEK, encoded by the coding sequence ATGCGCCTGCTCCTTGTCGAAGACGATCCCGAACTCGGTCGGCGCCTGGGCGAACGTCTGCGCGGCGCCGATTTCGCGGTGGAGGTTGCGCGAAGCAGGAGCGAGGCGGAGGACTGGCCCGATGTCGACCAGATGGCTGCGGTGATCCTCGATCTGGGGTTGCCTGATGGAGACGGGATCGAACTCCTCAGGCATTGGCGCGATCTGCGGATCGATACGCCGGTCCTGATTCTCACGGCACGGGGAAGTTGGCAGGACAAGGTCGAAGGCCTGAATGCGGGAGCAGATGATTTCGTTGTAAAGCCGGTCCGGCTCGAAGAATTGCTCGCTCGGCTCAACGCTTTGTTCCGGCGCCAGCAGGGTAAACGCAGCACCCTTATCGAAATAGGCGATCTCGCTCTCGACCCGCTGACGCGTCTGGTCGAGCAGGCTGGCAAGCCCTTGTCCTTGAGCAAGCAGGAATTCAAGCTGTTGCACCTGTTCATGCGCCGAGCGGGGCAGGTGATGTCGCAAAGCACGATCCTCGACGATCTCTATGAACTCGGGCACGAACGGGAACCGAACACGGTTGAGGTCCTGATCGGCCGCCTGCGGCGCAAGATCGGTCGTGATCGAATCGTCACTCTCAGGGGCATGGGCTATAGGTTCGAAAAATGA
- a CDS encoding ATP-binding protein has translation MKERLVPGSLRLRFLLAISVWVALGIGAIWFSAVGIFTAHVEKSYHEELEVHVRELARLAVLDGRGAIRLSRPLSDPRYEEPLSGFYWQITVDGRKPLRSRSMTKGTLDERIAHSSKILHTLDNGPTGPTITYGLVEKDPSGRMIHYVIATDQSELDRLIDGFTGHLTLWLAGLGSLLLATGLAIIGFGLHPLDRLARAIARLRQGEAEKLEGDYPAEIAPLVGDLNAYIRQNANMIARARVQAGNLAHSLRTPLTIITDEAERLAGNPECSQAAQVLLEQCSAMEQQIAYQLARARSSSGQPHAARPTRVPDVAEPILRAMKRLHPTKSFAMNAAECNRLTIPVDAVDYAELLSILLDNAGKWARHEVRLVFDNDEDGAVVARISDDGPGIEPENMDKAFALGSRFDTSKPGAGLGLAIAHEIAEAIGVGLYLENAVTGLVATIVYRPTDRPESS, from the coding sequence ATGAAAGAACGGCTCGTCCCCGGCAGCCTCCGCCTGCGCTTCCTGCTCGCAATCTCAGTCTGGGTGGCGCTGGGGATTGGCGCGATCTGGTTTTCGGCTGTCGGAATTTTCACTGCCCACGTCGAAAAGTCCTATCACGAAGAACTCGAAGTCCATGTGCGTGAACTTGCCAGGCTGGCCGTGTTGGATGGCCGAGGCGCAATCCGATTGAGCCGCCCCCTTTCAGACCCGCGATATGAGGAGCCACTGTCCGGCTTCTACTGGCAGATCACTGTCGACGGCCGGAAGCCCCTGCGATCCAGGTCGATGACGAAAGGCACTCTCGACGAACGTATAGCCCACTCTTCCAAAATCCTGCACACGCTTGACAATGGCCCGACCGGGCCGACGATCACTTACGGCCTCGTCGAGAAAGATCCGTCCGGTCGGATGATCCATTATGTCATCGCGACCGATCAGAGCGAACTCGACCGGCTTATCGATGGCTTCACGGGGCACCTCACCTTATGGCTTGCGGGGCTCGGCAGTCTCTTGCTCGCAACTGGCCTTGCGATAATCGGCTTCGGCCTGCACCCCCTCGATCGGCTTGCACGAGCTATTGCCCGCTTGCGGCAGGGTGAGGCGGAAAAGCTCGAGGGAGACTACCCGGCTGAGATCGCACCGCTTGTTGGCGATCTCAATGCATATATTCGGCAAAACGCGAACATGATTGCCCGGGCGCGTGTCCAGGCGGGCAACCTCGCGCATTCGCTGCGCACTCCACTGACCATCATCACAGACGAAGCAGAGCGCCTCGCCGGCAACCCGGAATGTTCGCAAGCGGCCCAGGTCCTTCTGGAACAATGCAGCGCGATGGAGCAGCAGATCGCCTATCAGCTTGCCCGGGCGCGATCGTCTTCGGGTCAGCCCCATGCTGCGCGTCCGACCCGCGTCCCCGATGTTGCAGAGCCTATTTTGCGCGCCATGAAACGCCTGCACCCGACCAAATCCTTCGCCATGAACGCGGCCGAATGCAACCGACTGACCATTCCGGTAGACGCGGTAGACTATGCGGAGTTGCTCTCCATTCTTCTGGACAATGCCGGCAAATGGGCGCGTCACGAAGTCCGGCTGGTGTTCGACAACGACGAGGACGGCGCTGTTGTGGCGAGGATTAGCGACGATGGCCCGGGCATCGAGCCCGAGAATATGGACAAAGCGTTTGCTCTGGGATCACGCTTCGACACGAGCAAGCCCGGCGCTGGTCTAGGCTTGGCGATTGCCCACGAAATCGCCGAGGCGATAGGCGTGGGACTGTATCTCGAAAACGCGGTAACCGGCCTGGTCGCCACGATAGTCTACCGTCCCACGGACCGGCCTGAGTCCAGTTGA
- a CDS encoding TonB-dependent receptor, translated as MKGSFFARAACTTSIVAITALSAVPSYGQESDQPAASAATGETAESVPGGNVIIVTAQKREESIMDVPIAISAISAEALNNQKIEGGSELLRAVPNVNFSKSNFSMYNFSIRGVGTKSISAASDPAVAVSFNNTPLIRNRLFESEFFDMARIEVLRGPQGTLYGRNATAGVVNLIPAMPTPDFAGEIRAEVGSFGTTRASGMLNIPLSNTLAARVAGAWTKRDGYDFNTFTGKKVNGRDLWSTRAILEWEPSDRFNANLVWQHFEEDDNRSRTGKNLCTRDPGKTMIGDTPVPVSQFEPVPLSSKFSQGCLPGSLYSDDAYGAPNAEALAFIAAGRIVLNMGRDPDKGNLVPAFLPGDPFADVVQSRDLREIATSYDPVFRAKNDVVQLNLDFGVSDDLRLVSQTAYARDRYYSSQDYNRFVSGPIFSDTTDLVGPFFGLPINQEFAAPGGIFVDPQLGASNRLLAIDISRSRNRQWSQEFRLQSDYDGAFNFNIGTNYLNFKTQDDYFVLNNAFTYLAYNLYNRRGTPADYIDCQPSTTEYDCVYVDPNPLGSLDEMGHNYFLSRNLVETESWAVFAEGYWKIADTVNITAGIRWTKDKKTTTPVPSQLLLGAGTNGTSGGSIAGGYPQGDPVVQKWSEPTGRIVVDWRPNLDFSDDTLIYASVSRGYKGGGTNPPRPDIDPFVVQFQPLPATFEPEYLTAFEIGTKNSFDGGRLILNATGFYYDYQGYQISKIVDRISLNENFDATVWGLEFEAAWRPSRAFRLDTNLGYLKTRLKEGAQSIDVMNRTQGNEDWVLIRPWLQVPSNCIAPRDIVEQVLANPLTSFGLGFPALSALCGGTAELGTFTPEIDGLPLYQFYGFEYNPLTDAPNGGRGFYADLEGNELPNAPRLTFNIGAQYTFFIDEGDWELTFRGDYYRQSKSFARVYNTEYDRLKAWDNANLAITLERPASQIAFQFYVKNLFNDTPITDFFTNSDDSGLTTNVFTLDPRIFGFNVTKRF; from the coding sequence ATGAAGGGAAGTTTTTTCGCTCGCGCAGCATGCACGACGAGCATTGTCGCGATCACTGCACTTTCAGCGGTACCAAGCTACGGTCAGGAATCCGATCAACCAGCCGCATCGGCGGCTACGGGCGAAACCGCGGAGTCAGTGCCCGGTGGGAACGTGATTATCGTTACCGCGCAAAAGCGCGAGGAATCCATCATGGATGTCCCGATCGCGATATCGGCCATATCGGCCGAAGCGCTCAACAATCAGAAGATCGAAGGCGGTTCGGAGCTTCTCAGGGCGGTGCCGAACGTCAACTTTTCGAAATCCAATTTCAGCATGTACAATTTCTCGATCCGCGGTGTCGGGACAAAATCGATCTCGGCGGCGTCGGATCCGGCCGTTGCGGTCAGCTTCAACAATACACCGCTAATCCGTAACCGCCTGTTCGAATCCGAGTTCTTCGACATGGCCCGGATCGAAGTGTTGCGCGGCCCCCAGGGCACGCTCTACGGGCGCAATGCAACCGCAGGGGTGGTCAATCTCATCCCCGCCATGCCGACCCCGGACTTCGCCGGGGAGATAAGGGCGGAAGTCGGCAGCTTCGGGACCACCCGCGCAAGCGGCATGCTCAACATCCCCTTGAGCAACACGCTGGCAGCACGCGTAGCCGGGGCCTGGACGAAGCGCGACGGGTACGACTTCAACACCTTTACCGGGAAGAAGGTGAATGGCCGTGACCTGTGGTCCACCCGAGCCATCCTCGAATGGGAGCCGAGCGACCGCTTCAACGCCAATCTGGTCTGGCAGCATTTCGAGGAAGACGACAACAGGTCTCGTACAGGCAAGAATCTGTGCACCCGCGATCCCGGGAAAACCATGATCGGGGATACTCCGGTTCCCGTATCGCAGTTCGAGCCTGTGCCCCTGTCTTCGAAATTCAGCCAGGGCTGCCTTCCCGGCTCTCTGTACAGCGACGATGCCTATGGAGCCCCCAATGCCGAAGCCCTGGCCTTCATCGCGGCGGGCCGGATCGTCTTGAACATGGGCAGGGACCCCGACAAGGGTAACTTGGTTCCAGCATTTTTGCCAGGCGACCCCTTCGCCGATGTGGTCCAATCGCGCGACCTCCGCGAGATCGCAACCAGCTACGATCCCGTCTTCCGCGCCAAGAACGACGTGGTCCAGCTCAACCTCGATTTCGGAGTATCGGATGATTTGCGGTTGGTTTCGCAAACGGCCTACGCACGAGACAGGTATTATTCGTCGCAGGATTACAACCGTTTCGTATCTGGTCCCATTTTTAGCGATACTACGGACCTTGTTGGGCCATTCTTCGGGCTACCGATAAACCAGGAATTCGCCGCGCCCGGGGGCATATTCGTTGACCCGCAGCTCGGGGCATCGAACCGGCTCCTGGCCATCGACATAAGCCGATCGCGCAATCGCCAGTGGTCGCAAGAATTCCGCCTTCAATCCGACTACGATGGAGCATTCAACTTCAATATCGGCACGAATTATCTGAATTTCAAAACTCAGGACGACTATTTCGTCCTGAACAACGCATTCACTTACTTGGCCTACAATCTTTACAACCGTAGAGGCACTCCGGCCGACTATATCGACTGCCAGCCAAGCACGACGGAGTATGACTGCGTCTATGTCGATCCCAATCCGCTCGGCAGCCTGGACGAGATGGGGCACAATTATTTCCTCAGCCGGAATCTGGTCGAAACCGAATCCTGGGCCGTGTTCGCGGAAGGTTACTGGAAAATTGCCGATACGGTGAATATCACCGCCGGTATCCGTTGGACCAAGGACAAAAAGACCACCACTCCTGTTCCAAGCCAGCTACTGCTGGGCGCAGGCACGAACGGGACGAGCGGCGGGTCGATCGCAGGTGGTTATCCCCAAGGCGATCCGGTGGTACAAAAATGGTCGGAGCCCACCGGCAGGATTGTCGTAGACTGGCGGCCGAACCTCGATTTTTCCGACGATACTTTGATCTACGCATCGGTTTCGCGTGGCTATAAGGGCGGCGGCACCAATCCGCCGCGTCCCGACATCGATCCCTTTGTCGTTCAGTTCCAGCCCCTGCCCGCCACGTTCGAACCAGAATATCTGACGGCTTTCGAAATCGGCACGAAAAACAGCTTCGATGGCGGCCGTCTGATCTTGAACGCGACGGGATTCTATTACGATTATCAGGGCTATCAGATATCCAAGATCGTTGATCGCATTTCCTTGAATGAGAATTTCGACGCGACGGTCTGGGGTCTCGAATTCGAGGCTGCCTGGCGGCCCTCCCGCGCCTTTCGCCTCGATACCAATCTGGGTTATCTCAAAACGCGGCTGAAAGAAGGCGCGCAGTCGATAGATGTCATGAACCGTACCCAGGGGAACGAGGATTGGGTTCTGATCCGCCCATGGCTGCAGGTCCCGTCGAACTGCATCGCGCCGCGGGACATCGTCGAACAGGTTTTGGCCAATCCCCTTACTTCATTCGGCCTAGGTTTTCCCGCGCTCAGCGCATTGTGTGGTGGAACGGCCGAACTCGGCACCTTTACTCCGGAAATCGACGGTCTCCCGCTCTACCAGTTCTATGGCTTCGAATATAATCCGCTTACCGACGCTCCCAACGGAGGAAGGGGCTTCTATGCCGATCTCGAAGGCAACGAACTGCCCAATGCCCCCAGATTGACGTTCAATATCGGTGCGCAATACACATTCTTCATCGACGAGGGCGATTGGGAACTCACATTTCGCGGCGATTATTACCGTCAATCGAAGAGCTTCGCCCGGGTCTACAATACCGAATACGACCGCTTGAAGGCGTGGGACAATGCGAACCTGGCAATCACGCTGGAGCGACCGGCATCCCAGATCGCTTTCCAGTTCTATGTGAAGAACCTGTTCAACGATACTCCGATCACGGATTTCTTCACGAACAGCGACGATTCCGGGCTGACCACGAATGTGTTCACACTCGATCCGCGCATATTCGGCTTCAATGTGACCAAGCGCTTCTGA
- a CDS encoding TetR/AcrR family transcriptional regulator: MKKTERLGGVGKGTAIPVVARGKYAKSSATGKKAPRRKRSAEEAREESIMAARSLLLEGGPGAVTVSNIGKRVGMSHGNIIHHFGSAAGLQASLMGKMVDDLAEALESAVEQFREDPDAPRTVVEQVFDAFDSGGAGQLAAWIVLARDFEHLEPIRDAVRSLVGAFAEKISGPHAEERVKGAVLTIAISAFGDAVIGPHLREMLDMEDDEMRRLTSNMLPLLITMPFHGGGAKPDEAA; encoded by the coding sequence ATGAAAAAAACGGAAAGGCTAGGCGGTGTGGGCAAGGGAACCGCCATACCTGTCGTAGCGCGAGGCAAGTATGCCAAATCGAGCGCGACAGGCAAGAAGGCCCCCCGGCGCAAACGCAGCGCGGAGGAAGCGCGCGAAGAAAGCATCATGGCCGCCCGGTCGCTGTTGCTGGAAGGCGGGCCTGGCGCGGTGACGGTGTCCAACATCGGGAAACGGGTTGGTATGTCGCATGGCAATATCATCCATCACTTCGGTTCTGCCGCGGGGCTGCAGGCTTCGCTCATGGGCAAGATGGTGGACGATCTCGCCGAGGCGCTCGAGAGTGCGGTCGAGCAATTTCGGGAAGACCCCGATGCACCGCGGACGGTCGTCGAGCAGGTGTTCGATGCGTTCGATTCCGGGGGCGCCGGCCAACTTGCCGCCTGGATAGTGCTGGCGAGGGATTTCGAACATCTCGAACCGATTCGCGATGCTGTCCGGTCGCTCGTCGGTGCCTTTGCTGAAAAGATCTCCGGCCCCCATGCCGAAGAACGGGTCAAGGGGGCCGTACTGACAATCGCCATTTCGGCCTTCGGGGATGCGGTCATCGGGCCGCATCTACGCGAGATGCTCGACATGGAGGACGACGAAATGCGCAGGCTGACGTCCAATATGCTGCCCCTGCTGATCACCATGCCGTTCCATGGGGGGGGCGCCAAACCGGACGAAGCGGCCTAG